The following are encoded together in the Bradyrhizobium algeriense genome:
- a CDS encoding DUF4908 domain-containing protein: MSGRFRAAVVGAALALIAGHGALAAERGPRLRIGHYSTGSGLIGFVIDRMGTPIKLRFDGSAEILALTVEPAPYDSMTLKRDDGVSVLRIYETGRVLVFSDKLSGGSADAYHDQEAEPLVVKNATKEQAETEAESLGRRLGRAGAPALKISLDAPRLSADSAAWSAMADAIAVTGTALAEMLTSPIAREIIAAKLQRVVIRDADRVDVRLAGDTLIVEVEAKEAITGRPSSARLKSAIGDLL; the protein is encoded by the coding sequence ATGTCCGGACGTTTCCGAGCGGCCGTCGTCGGCGCCGCCCTCGCCTTGATCGCCGGCCATGGCGCCCTCGCCGCGGAGAGGGGCCCGCGGCTTCGCATCGGGCATTACAGCACCGGCAGCGGATTGATCGGCTTTGTGATCGACCGCATGGGAACGCCGATCAAGCTGCGCTTCGACGGCTCCGCCGAAATCCTGGCCTTGACTGTCGAGCCGGCTCCTTACGATTCGATGACACTCAAGCGCGACGACGGCGTCTCGGTTCTTCGGATCTACGAAACGGGCCGCGTCCTTGTATTCAGCGACAAATTGTCGGGCGGTTCGGCTGACGCGTATCACGACCAGGAAGCCGAGCCACTCGTCGTCAAGAACGCAACGAAAGAGCAGGCCGAGACCGAGGCCGAGTCGCTCGGGCGCAGGCTTGGGCGCGCGGGCGCCCCGGCGCTCAAAATCTCGCTCGACGCACCGCGCCTTTCCGCTGACTCCGCCGCGTGGTCCGCGATGGCAGATGCCATCGCCGTCACAGGAACAGCCCTGGCCGAGATGCTCACCTCACCGATCGCACGCGAGATCATCGCTGCGAAACTGCAGCGCGTCGTCATCCGCGACGCCGACCGGGTCGACGTCAGACTGGCGGGCGACACCCTGATCGTGGAGGTCGAAGCCAAGGAGGCGATCACAGGCCGGCCGTCCTCGGCGCGCCTCAAGTCTGCGATCGGTGATCTCCTGTAG
- a CDS encoding caspase family protein yields MANGPEYAPGIVLPAEGASRSSSAIWTSFITCWPAHRRLPAHDEVRSQPADPQHAHHPATELTNNELTDNGAHPPNSLANRVRQPLHEPARASTRASMLKTNSCLAILALSVAIGFATTARAEKRVALLVGNNAYENIPRLQTAVNDARAVGTALRRLGFSVMVVENQPRRAMSEAMLAFDKMIEPGDIALFFFAGHGFEIRGQNYLLPTDIPEVREGQEELIRDSAFPADRIIDRLQARGARTAVLMLDACRNNPFERPGGRGLRGSGGLAAMTPAEGVFIMFSAGAKQTALDRLSSTERASNSVFTRNLVRRLAEPDLTLVQIAKRLQIEVRQLAASVGLEQTPAYYDQVVGEIVLNSSGRTTPADPPPPQTAALLSDVDKRAAEAVPAPSADPVIAELDALAAAKSWSELRGHLTTVRPTARDAHWATLAEQAAIGELTPLATSPHPFGDRLAALERYATTFPILNDNPKFLALRASIGLSAFGDCLEQAYGAADCRRGLENFVRTTPKSAGTARADLARDAARLVGRKLNRSAAAPFFAIAIEAPAETNVVVCTDPDLTNAVIAALSRPPDWDEAKASKALTEACWSTLGPAVVAQVARETGDSYYLGNACPTLLQRDALTGLRAARCREIKSR; encoded by the coding sequence GTGGCGAACGGACCGGAATATGCTCCAGGGATTGTCTTGCCTGCCGAGGGCGCGTCTCGATCGTCATCAGCAATCTGGACTAGTTTTATTACTTGCTGGCCCGCTCATCGTCGGCTACCCGCCCATGATGAAGTTCGCAGCCAACCTGCCGACCCGCAGCATGCACATCATCCGGCCACAGAGCTGACAAACAATGAGTTGACGGATAATGGCGCTCACCCGCCGAACAGTTTGGCCAACCGGGTGAGACAGCCGCTCCATGAGCCCGCTAGAGCATCGACGAGAGCATCCATGTTGAAAACAAACTCGTGCCTGGCGATCCTCGCGCTGAGCGTCGCGATAGGCTTCGCCACGACCGCACGCGCGGAGAAGCGCGTCGCCCTGCTGGTCGGCAATAACGCCTATGAGAACATTCCACGGCTGCAGACCGCCGTCAACGACGCGCGGGCGGTCGGCACCGCCCTGCGCCGGCTCGGCTTCTCGGTGATGGTCGTCGAGAACCAGCCGCGCCGTGCCATGAGCGAGGCCATGCTCGCTTTCGACAAGATGATCGAGCCGGGCGACATCGCGCTGTTCTTCTTCGCTGGGCACGGCTTCGAGATCCGCGGCCAGAACTACCTGTTGCCGACAGACATCCCGGAGGTCCGCGAAGGACAGGAAGAGCTGATCCGCGATTCCGCGTTTCCAGCCGACCGGATCATCGACCGGCTGCAGGCGCGCGGCGCCCGCACGGCGGTGCTCATGCTCGACGCCTGCCGTAACAATCCGTTCGAACGGCCGGGCGGGCGCGGGCTCAGGGGCAGCGGCGGGCTCGCCGCGATGACGCCTGCCGAGGGCGTATTTATCATGTTCTCCGCCGGCGCCAAGCAGACCGCGCTCGACCGGCTGTCCAGCACCGAGCGCGCCTCGAACTCCGTGTTCACGCGAAATCTCGTCCGCCGGCTGGCGGAGCCTGACCTGACGCTGGTGCAAATTGCCAAGCGCTTGCAAATCGAGGTTCGGCAGTTGGCAGCGAGCGTCGGCCTCGAGCAAACGCCGGCCTACTACGACCAGGTCGTCGGCGAGATCGTACTCAACTCAAGCGGACGCACCACGCCCGCCGACCCGCCGCCACCACAAACCGCGGCCCTGCTATCCGACGTCGACAAGCGCGCCGCCGAGGCCGTGCCGGCTCCTTCGGCCGATCCTGTGATCGCCGAGCTCGACGCGCTGGCGGCCGCGAAGAGCTGGAGCGAGCTCCGCGGCCACCTGACAACGGTGAGGCCGACGGCGCGCGACGCACACTGGGCTACGTTGGCCGAACAAGCCGCAATCGGCGAATTAACTCCACTTGCAACGTCGCCGCATCCGTTTGGCGATCGGCTTGCGGCGCTCGAGCGCTATGCCACGACCTTTCCGATCCTGAACGACAACCCGAAATTCCTGGCTCTGCGCGCGTCGATCGGCCTGTCCGCGTTCGGCGACTGCCTTGAGCAGGCTTACGGGGCAGCCGATTGCCGCCGGGGGCTGGAGAACTTCGTGCGCACAACGCCCAAGAGCGCCGGTACGGCGCGCGCCGACCTCGCGCGTGACGCCGCCCGTCTCGTCGGACGCAAGCTCAACCGCTCGGCCGCCGCGCCGTTTTTCGCCATCGCGATCGAGGCGCCGGCCGAAACGAATGTGGTAGTCTGTACGGATCCAGATCTCACCAACGCTGTCATTGCCGCGCTCAGCCGGCCTCCCGACTGGGATGAAGCCAAGGCGTCGAAGGCGCTCACGGAAGCCTGCTGGAGCACACTCGGCCCTGCGGTCGTGGCGCAGGTCGCCCGCGAGACTGGCGACAGCTACTACCTTGGCAATGCCTGCCCGACACTGCTGCAGCGCGACGCTCTAACGGGACTGCGCGCGGCCCGCTGCCGGGAGATCAAATCGCGATAG
- the dinB gene encoding DNA polymerase IV: MATTATILHADLDAFYASVEQLLDPSLRGKPIAVGGGVVLAASYEAKAFGVRGGMPGRQARGLCPQLTFVSGHFKEYQRLGDAAIKVIGDFTPLVERISIDEAFADVAGCTHLFGSPAEIATAIRQRVRVEYGLPISVGVARTKHLAKIASQLAKPDGLVVVDPDTELQFLHQVPVELMWGVGPVTKARLAEIDVLTIGQLAKTPRWSLERLLGPAAGEKLSALAWNRDPREIKTHRRAGSAGAQSAIGVKCAEERVFRPTLFHLADRIGTRLRAKSRPGRTVTVRVRFADLNSVTRSLTLDAPISATVILAELAEELVRAVIAEHPDEKTISLLAISVSHLEEHWDLELELPLGLQDEPRRPGTKTGMARWAADRAVDKIRDRFGWDAIGYGSVVLGISRSVPDEFRELAEKDL, from the coding sequence ATGGCAACGACAGCCACCATCCTCCATGCGGACCTGGATGCTTTCTATGCCTCGGTAGAGCAGCTGCTCGACCCGTCGTTACGCGGCAAACCGATCGCCGTCGGCGGCGGAGTCGTGCTCGCCGCTTCTTACGAGGCTAAGGCCTTCGGGGTCCGTGGCGGGATGCCGGGACGACAAGCGCGCGGACTCTGTCCGCAACTAACTTTTGTCAGCGGGCATTTCAAGGAATACCAACGGCTGGGCGATGCCGCCATCAAGGTGATCGGCGATTTCACGCCCCTCGTCGAGCGGATTTCCATCGACGAGGCCTTTGCCGACGTTGCGGGCTGCACTCATCTCTTCGGTTCGCCTGCTGAAATTGCAACGGCAATCCGCCAACGGGTGCGGGTGGAGTATGGCCTTCCGATCTCGGTCGGTGTCGCGCGCACCAAGCATCTGGCAAAAATCGCGTCGCAGTTGGCCAAGCCCGACGGATTGGTGGTTGTCGATCCCGACACCGAGTTGCAATTCCTTCACCAAGTGCCAGTCGAGCTGATGTGGGGAGTGGGTCCGGTTACAAAGGCACGGCTGGCCGAGATCGACGTGCTGACGATCGGGCAGCTGGCAAAGACACCAAGATGGTCGCTTGAACGGCTGCTCGGTCCCGCGGCAGGAGAGAAACTCTCAGCGCTGGCATGGAATCGCGATCCACGCGAAATCAAGACCCACCGACGGGCTGGATCTGCGGGAGCGCAGTCGGCGATCGGCGTGAAGTGTGCCGAAGAGCGAGTTTTTCGACCTACCCTGTTTCACCTTGCAGACCGAATCGGCACCCGGCTCCGGGCCAAATCCAGGCCGGGCCGAACCGTGACGGTCCGCGTTCGCTTCGCCGACCTGAACTCAGTTACTCGCTCGCTAACACTCGATGCACCAATCTCCGCGACCGTGATCCTCGCCGAGCTCGCCGAGGAGCTAGTGCGCGCGGTCATCGCGGAACACCCTGACGAGAAGACCATCTCGCTCCTGGCGATCTCTGTGTCGCATCTTGAGGAGCACTGGGATCTCGAGCTGGAACTTCCGCTTGGACTTCAAGATGAACCTCGTCGCCCCGGCACCAAAACAGGCATGGCACGGTGGGCGGCCGACCGTGCTGTCGATAAGATCCGCGATCGCTTCGGATGGGATGCCATTGGGTACGGCTCGGTGGTGCTGGGCATCTCTCGTTCCGTTCCCGACGAATTTCGCGAGCTTGCCGAAAAGGACCTGTGA
- a CDS encoding tyrosine-type recombinase/integrase produces MNDIRMPLSDKSIAQLPTPKDGWYLARDTELKGFFVVVGKRKRTFTVQGDLRQGGKRASSIRVSIGDTRELTTRAARAIAKEYLAQISRGQHPKTAKQDGDTNFGLVGNEAKTDVSTVTLRQAWQRYREAHLIRKGRSEKTISGYRDHVERLFVEWLDTSLGELAMDPARVAKKHDEITKENGPYIANGCMRTLRAIYNHARKTNRLLPRDNPADAVDWNEEKRRDTGMGANDLTEWFRELAALENPVRREFHLLTLLCGSRTTALQQVKPSHVDFRRRTLHIEKPKGGRKRAFDIPLSREMILCLIRAIRFGRQMYPLQSRKWIFPGDSESGHLAETKEDRDTLSKWGNDLRQTFRTIATAAGVSEFDAKLLMNHSIPGVNAGYVTRHKLLEDHLRSQQQAISTAVFSAIGKTLTKDAALRDWLGRGASRCVTGGLQMKPGDLGEDQDKIRHAA; encoded by the coding sequence ATGAACGACATTCGCATGCCCCTGAGCGATAAGAGCATCGCTCAGTTACCCACCCCGAAGGACGGCTGGTATCTAGCCCGCGACACCGAGTTGAAGGGGTTCTTCGTCGTCGTTGGAAAGAGGAAAAGAACCTTCACCGTCCAGGGCGATCTCCGGCAGGGAGGAAAGCGGGCGTCTTCGATCAGAGTATCTATCGGCGACACGCGCGAGTTGACGACCCGAGCAGCGCGCGCGATCGCGAAGGAATATCTGGCCCAGATCAGCAGAGGACAGCACCCGAAGACGGCAAAGCAAGACGGAGACACTAACTTCGGCCTAGTCGGGAACGAGGCGAAAACCGACGTTTCGACTGTCACCCTTAGGCAAGCATGGCAGCGATATCGGGAAGCCCACTTGATCCGAAAGGGTCGCAGTGAAAAGACCATAAGTGGTTATCGCGATCACGTGGAACGCCTTTTTGTGGAATGGCTTGATACTTCACTAGGCGAACTCGCGATGGATCCCGCTCGCGTTGCCAAGAAGCACGACGAGATTACGAAAGAGAACGGTCCCTATATCGCGAATGGCTGTATGCGAACGCTGCGCGCAATTTACAATCATGCTCGCAAGACCAATAGATTGCTGCCACGCGACAACCCTGCAGACGCCGTCGACTGGAATGAGGAGAAGCGCCGAGATACCGGCATGGGCGCGAACGACTTGACCGAATGGTTCCGGGAGTTGGCTGCCCTCGAAAATCCGGTCCGCCGCGAATTTCATCTGCTCACGCTGCTCTGTGGTTCTCGGACTACCGCATTACAGCAAGTAAAGCCAAGTCACGTCGACTTTCGCCGCCGAACTCTGCACATCGAAAAGCCAAAGGGTGGCAGGAAGCGAGCTTTCGACATCCCGCTCTCCCGAGAAATGATACTGTGTCTCATTCGGGCAATACGCTTCGGTAGGCAGATGTATCCGTTGCAGTCGCGGAAATGGATCTTTCCCGGCGACAGTGAGTCAGGCCACCTTGCTGAAACAAAAGAGGATCGCGATACCCTTTCAAAGTGGGGTAACGATCTTCGTCAAACGTTCCGCACCATTGCAACAGCCGCCGGGGTCTCGGAATTCGACGCAAAGCTGCTGATGAACCATTCAATCCCAGGTGTGAATGCCGGCTACGTTACCCGCCATAAACTGCTTGAGGACCACCTGCGCAGCCAGCAACAAGCGATCAGCACCGCTGTGTTCTCCGCTATCGGTAAAACGCTCACGAAAGACGCCGCTTTGCGAGATTGGCTCGGACGGGGCGCAAGCCGATGTGTAACCGGCGGGCTTCAGATGAAGCCAGGCGATCTGGGTGAGGATCAAGACAAAATTCGGCATGCAGCGTGA
- a CDS encoding sugar-binding transcriptional regulator, translating to MAASDNERSRLDEAARAGWLYFIAGHTQDEIAKMLQVSRASAQRLVSLCLAERLITFRLEHPIAACMELAARLKDLFHLAYCEVVPTDPAAPLSAAGIAERAANILESTLRTEKPTIVALGTGRAVRAAVERVSPIDCPNHQIVSLVGNISADGSASFFDTVGRLADRTKARHYPMPLPFLMSSERERDQMLKIDPIARVRAVAAKADLRLVGVGQMDRQAQVHVDGFVSREELLEMMRLGAVGELTGWAFNEEGHLIKGGTNLRLTSIPPRVPAETLTIGAAVGRAKVPAIRAALKGRLLNGLITDEATAGAILKP from the coding sequence ATGGCAGCATCCGATAACGAGAGGTCGCGTCTGGACGAAGCCGCGCGGGCCGGTTGGCTCTATTTCATTGCCGGTCACACCCAGGACGAAATCGCCAAGATGCTGCAGGTTTCGCGCGCGTCGGCACAGCGCCTCGTCTCGCTGTGCCTCGCCGAGCGCTTGATCACTTTCCGCCTGGAGCATCCGATCGCTGCATGCATGGAATTAGCAGCGCGGTTGAAGGATTTGTTCCATCTCGCCTATTGCGAAGTCGTGCCGACCGATCCCGCCGCGCCGCTGTCGGCCGCTGGAATCGCCGAGCGCGCCGCCAACATCCTTGAATCGACGTTGCGGACCGAGAAGCCGACCATCGTCGCGCTTGGCACCGGCAGAGCGGTGCGGGCTGCCGTCGAGCGCGTGTCGCCGATCGACTGTCCGAACCACCAGATCGTGTCGCTGGTCGGAAACATTTCGGCCGACGGCTCGGCCAGCTTCTTCGACACTGTCGGCCGTCTCGCCGACCGGACCAAGGCGCGCCACTATCCGATGCCGCTGCCGTTTCTGATGTCGTCCGAGCGCGAGCGCGACCAGATGCTGAAAATAGATCCGATCGCCAGGGTGAGAGCGGTCGCCGCCAAGGCCGACCTGCGGCTTGTCGGGGTCGGGCAGATGGATCGGCAGGCGCAAGTTCACGTTGACGGTTTCGTCTCGCGCGAAGAACTGCTCGAGATGATGCGGCTGGGCGCCGTTGGCGAACTGACCGGCTGGGCGTTCAACGAGGAGGGGCACCTCATCAAAGGCGGGACAAACCTTCGTCTCACCAGCATTCCGCCGCGGGTACCTGCCGAGACCCTGACCATCGGAGCGGCGGTCGGTCGTGCCAAGGTTCCGGCCATCAGGGCGGCGCTGAAGGGGCGGCTTCTCAACGGGTTGATCACCGACGAGGCGACGGCAGGCGCAATCCTCAAGCCGTAG
- a CDS encoding sigma-70 family RNA polymerase sigma factor — translation MWSRSLLVQNLLVLKKAKPQDNDADSANAVAERPVSSEMQSVPALSGNFEHALVNGALSGDAGAASRFLEHVSTTLWSIVVKLVGEGADAEAAFLHIVASLKADDYARLRRFDGRSRLTTYLSLVARDVLADELAGQFSKTPHEAWERFSRYFETDIRSRIARQLPRNLGRAGREDTYQEVCLKLIENDFRRIRLYGGRGSFTGYILTVVDRVLIDLVRREAPRRRLPVAISRSTPLDQAIYAAVVWEGCPLDTDRLAAALRGRLAQDPTAADVAESVARVAGMAKLERTPPATEAISLDALLGEGGGISIADSSPTPEDRLLLFEEEERRATLVAAVNAAAEKLPADERLYLQIVFSANEPLPARDIARLMGCPVEDVYRFKQRTQKWLKEIAVQLEKNSDMSV, via the coding sequence ATGTGGTCGCGCAGCCTGTTGGTCCAGAATCTGTTGGTCCTGAAAAAGGCCAAGCCGCAAGACAACGATGCCGACAGTGCCAATGCGGTCGCCGAACGACCGGTCTCCTCTGAGATGCAGAGTGTGCCGGCGCTGAGCGGTAACTTTGAGCACGCGCTCGTCAATGGTGCCCTCTCCGGTGACGCTGGGGCAGCGAGCAGATTTCTCGAACACGTCTCGACGACATTATGGTCGATCGTCGTGAAGCTGGTAGGCGAAGGAGCGGACGCGGAGGCTGCGTTCCTTCACATCGTCGCATCACTGAAGGCTGACGATTATGCGCGGCTGCGGAGGTTCGACGGGCGCTCGCGGCTTACGACGTATTTGTCGCTGGTCGCCCGTGATGTTCTCGCCGACGAACTGGCGGGACAATTCAGTAAAACGCCGCACGAAGCGTGGGAGAGATTCTCGCGTTACTTCGAGACCGACATTCGCAGCCGGATCGCCAGACAATTGCCGCGTAACCTTGGTAGAGCCGGACGCGAGGATACATATCAAGAAGTATGCCTCAAGCTGATCGAGAATGATTTCCGTCGTATCCGCTTATACGGAGGCCGCGGCAGCTTCACGGGCTATATTCTGACCGTGGTCGATCGCGTCTTGATCGATCTCGTGCGGCGTGAGGCGCCCCGACGGCGTTTGCCGGTGGCGATTTCTCGTTCGACGCCGCTTGACCAGGCGATTTATGCAGCCGTGGTGTGGGAGGGTTGTCCGCTGGACACCGATCGCCTCGCTGCTGCACTGCGCGGCAGGCTGGCGCAAGATCCGACAGCCGCTGATGTCGCCGAGTCGGTCGCGCGCGTTGCCGGCATGGCGAAGCTGGAACGCACGCCGCCTGCGACCGAGGCCATCTCGCTCGACGCGCTGCTTGGCGAAGGTGGAGGTATTTCGATCGCGGATTCGTCGCCGACGCCAGAGGACCGTTTGCTGCTCTTTGAGGAGGAAGAGCGCCGCGCTACTCTCGTCGCTGCCGTCAATGCGGCTGCGGAGAAGCTTCCCGCCGATGAACGGTTGTACCTTCAGATTGTATTTTCGGCCAATGAGCCGTTGCCAGCACGTGACATCGCTAGGCTGATGGGTTGCCCGGTCGAGGACGTCTATCGCTTCAAGCAGCGAACCCAGAAATGGTTGAAAGAAATTGCGGTGCAATTGGAAAAGAATTCCGATATGTCCGTCTGA
- a CDS encoding TonB-dependent siderophore receptor yields MQSQPSQPGVVPAFAGGQVAQGARLGMLGNTNTMKSPFNVTSYTDKFIRDQQAATGADALILDPSVRSSHPTGGVVDSFNIRGFPINEGNNGEFAFEGLYGIAPSYRIFTDYVERIEVLKGPSAALSGIAPNGGVGGVINVVPKRAGEDLTRLTASYGSAARFGGHWDVARRYGDSKEWGVRASGSLRGGDTPIDRQSETTGVGALALDYQGERYRSWLYFLAQTDRFTAPSRPFLMTAGLPVPKAPDGRLNVMQPWEWSRINDQSALWRNEYDVTDQVTLFADVGGSHTNVERFFGLPTITSASGNTTSTPQFFGLSIDRQTYDGGVRARFDTGFVRHAVTFQASVYHDVLHRRTTNGSPVSSNIYSPTVAPTQFANEISDRPRFSDSQLTGLSIADTLSVLDERVLLTLGVRRQGVEATNYAPNLGTFSNSYDKTATTPVVGLVVRPWDNVSLYANYIEGLSRGDVAPQGTSNFGEVLAPYIAKQYEAGIKVDFGRIATTFSAFEISKASGERSAANRFEATAETQVRGLEFNVFGELRPDVRVLGGVSLLDGTLTKTAIAANLGNTPIGVPNVQANIGAEWDLPWVRGLTLNGAVIYTGRQFVDAANKQPIPEWTRLDLGARYTTAINGRKTIFRANVQNVTGENYWSSVASFGTFFLGAPRTYLLSMTVDM; encoded by the coding sequence GTGCAATCGCAGCCGTCGCAGCCGGGTGTCGTGCCCGCCTTTGCCGGCGGCCAAGTCGCTCAAGGCGCGCGGCTGGGAATGCTCGGCAACACCAACACAATGAAGTCACCGTTCAACGTGACGAGCTACACGGACAAGTTCATCCGGGATCAGCAGGCGGCAACCGGTGCGGATGCCTTGATCCTGGATCCTTCCGTGCGCAGTTCCCACCCAACGGGCGGCGTGGTCGATTCCTTCAACATTCGCGGCTTCCCAATCAACGAAGGCAACAATGGTGAGTTTGCCTTTGAGGGCCTCTACGGGATCGCGCCGAGCTACCGCATCTTCACGGATTACGTCGAGCGCATCGAGGTGCTCAAGGGTCCCTCAGCCGCGCTCTCGGGCATCGCACCCAATGGCGGCGTCGGCGGCGTCATCAATGTCGTGCCCAAGCGTGCGGGAGAGGATTTGACCCGCCTCACCGCGAGTTACGGTTCGGCCGCACGGTTCGGCGGTCACTGGGACGTCGCGAGGCGCTACGGCGACAGCAAGGAATGGGGCGTGCGCGCCAGCGGCAGCCTGCGCGGCGGCGACACGCCCATCGACCGCCAGTCTGAAACGACGGGCGTCGGAGCGCTGGCCCTCGACTATCAGGGCGAACGGTACAGGTCCTGGCTCTATTTCCTCGCGCAGACCGATCGGTTCACCGCGCCGTCACGCCCGTTCCTCATGACTGCGGGCCTGCCGGTGCCAAAGGCGCCGGACGGCCGGCTGAACGTGATGCAGCCCTGGGAATGGTCGCGCATCAACGATCAATCCGCCCTGTGGCGCAACGAATATGATGTAACCGATCAGGTGACGCTGTTCGCCGATGTCGGCGGATCGCACACCAATGTCGAGCGGTTCTTCGGCCTTCCGACGATCACCAGTGCGAGCGGCAACACCACCTCGACGCCGCAATTCTTCGGGCTCAGCATCGATCGGCAGACCTATGATGGCGGCGTCCGCGCCCGTTTCGACACCGGCTTCGTCCGACATGCCGTCACCTTCCAGGCCTCGGTCTATCACGACGTGCTGCACCGGCGGACGACCAATGGCAGTCCGGTCTCCTCGAACATCTACAGTCCGACCGTGGCGCCAACCCAGTTTGCGAACGAGATCAGCGATCGCCCCCGGTTCTCGGACAGCCAGCTCACGGGGCTGTCGATTGCCGACACTTTGTCCGTGCTCGATGAGCGGGTCCTGCTGACGTTGGGTGTCCGGCGCCAGGGCGTCGAGGCGACCAACTATGCCCCCAATCTCGGAACGTTTTCGAACTCCTACGACAAGACCGCGACCACTCCCGTGGTCGGCCTCGTCGTCCGGCCTTGGGACAACGTCTCGCTGTACGCGAACTACATCGAAGGTCTGAGCCGGGGCGACGTCGCGCCGCAGGGCACTTCCAATTTCGGCGAAGTGCTCGCGCCCTACATCGCCAAGCAGTACGAGGCCGGCATCAAGGTGGACTTCGGCCGGATCGCAACCACCTTCAGCGCCTTCGAGATATCGAAGGCGAGCGGCGAGCGGTCCGCAGCCAACCGCTTCGAGGCGACCGCCGAAACGCAGGTGCGTGGACTCGAGTTCAACGTCTTCGGCGAGCTCAGGCCCGATGTTCGGGTTCTCGGAGGCGTTTCGCTGCTGGATGGCACCCTGACCAAGACCGCCATCGCGGCAAACTTGGGCAATACGCCGATCGGCGTTCCGAACGTACAGGCCAATATCGGCGCCGAGTGGGATCTGCCGTGGGTGAGAGGGCTCACCTTGAATGGGGCGGTCATCTACACGGGCCGGCAGTTCGTCGATGCCGCAAACAAGCAGCCGATCCCGGAATGGACGCGACTCGATCTCGGCGCCCGCTACACGACGGCGATCAACGGCAGGAAGACGATTTTCCGCGCCAACGTTCAGAATGTGACCGGTGAGAATTACTGGTCGAGCGTGGCCTCATTCGGAACGTTCTTCCTGGGAGCACCGCGCACGTATCTGCTGTCGATGACCGTGGACATGTAA
- a CDS encoding HAD family hydrolase has protein sequence MIRPDLIIFDCDGVLVDSEVLSCRCLSDTLAGYGISLDVDQALDLFLGRSVTAVFQHYEALGRLNPEKFSAELRAGVRAAFLSSLCPIEGVNSVLEDLQIPRCVASSSDVDRVSFSLSLTGLAPHFGTRLYTSQMVERGKPAPDLFLYAAEKMRVDPRRTLVIEDSVSGVKAGKAAGMTVWGFVGGSHYQSRDGKAILREAGADRVFARMADFWRVDRQGT, from the coding sequence ATGATCCGGCCCGATCTCATCATTTTCGACTGCGACGGCGTATTGGTCGACAGCGAGGTGCTGAGCTGTCGCTGCCTCTCTGACACGTTGGCGGGATACGGCATCAGCCTTGACGTCGATCAGGCACTTGATCTGTTCCTTGGGCGAAGCGTGACGGCGGTCTTCCAGCATTATGAAGCGTTGGGACGCTTGAACCCCGAGAAATTTTCGGCCGAGCTGAGGGCAGGGGTTCGAGCGGCGTTTCTCTCGTCACTTTGCCCAATCGAAGGGGTGAACTCGGTACTGGAGGACTTGCAAATCCCCCGTTGCGTCGCCTCGTCCAGCGATGTCGATAGGGTGTCCTTCTCCCTTTCTCTGACCGGTCTCGCGCCGCATTTCGGCACGCGTCTCTATACCTCCCAGATGGTGGAGCGCGGCAAGCCGGCGCCCGACCTCTTTCTCTACGCGGCCGAAAAGATGCGGGTAGATCCGCGTCGCACCCTCGTGATCGAGGATAGTGTCAGCGGCGTCAAGGCGGGCAAGGCCGCCGGCATGACCGTTTGGGGCTTTGTCGGAGGCAGCCACTATCAATCGCGTGACGGGAAGGCCATTCTCCGCGAAGCGGGAGCCGATCGCGTATTCGCACGGATGGCGGATTTCTGGCGAGTGGATCGGCAAGGAACCTGA